In a single window of the Mauremys reevesii isolate NIE-2019 linkage group 3, ASM1616193v1, whole genome shotgun sequence genome:
- the ACTR2 gene encoding actin-related protein 2 isoform X2 produces MVGDEASELRSMLEVNYPMENGIVRNWDDMKHLWDYTFGPEKLNIDTKNCKILLTEPPMNPTKNREKIVEVMFETYQFSGVYVAIQAVLTLYAQGLLTGVVVDSGDGVTHICPVYEGFSLPHLTRRLDIAGRDITRYLIKLLLLRGYAFNHSADFETVRMIKEKLCYVGYNIEQEQKLALETTVLVESYTLPDGRIIKVGGERFEAPEALFQPHLINVEGVGVAELLFNTIQAADIDTRSEFYKHIVLSGGSTMYPGLPSRLERELKQLYLERVLKGDVEKLSKFKIRIEDPPRRKHMVFLGGAVLADIMKDKDNFWMTRQEYQEKGVRVLEKLGVTVR; encoded by the exons ATGGTTGGTGATGAAGCAAGTGAATTACGCTCAATGCTGGAAGTTAACTACCCAATGGAAAATGGCATAGTCCGGAACTGGGATGATATGAAGCACCTCTGGGACTACACATTTGGACCAGAAAAACTTAACATCGATACGAAAAACTGTAAAATACTACTCACGGAACCTCCTATGAACCCAACGAAAAACAGGGAGAAGATTGTAGAG gtAATGTTTGAGACATACCAGTTTTCTGGGGTATATGTAGCCATTCAAGCTGTTCTTACTTTGTATGCCCAAG GCTTACTGACTGGTGTTGTTGTGGACTCTGGAGATGGTGTAACTCACATTTGCCCAGTCTATGAAGGTTTCTCTCTTCCTCATCTTACCAGACGACTAGACATTGCTGGGAGGGATATTACCAGATACCTCATCAAG CTGCTCTTGCTGCGAGGATATGCCTTCAACCATTCTGCTGACTTTGAAACTGTTCGTATGATCAAGGAAAAGTTATGTTATGTGGGATACAACATTGAACAGGAGCAGAAACTGGCCTTAGAGACCACAGTACTAGTTGAGTCCTATACG CTCCCTGATGGCAGGATTATCAAAGTAGGTGGAGAGCGGTTTGAGGCACCAGAAGCTCTGTTTCAGCCTCACTTAATCAACGTGGAGGGGGTTGGTGTTGCTGAACTGCTGTTTAATACAATCCAGGCTGCTGACATTGACACCAG GTCTGAATTCTATAAGCACATTGTATTGTCTGGAGGTTCCACTATGTACCCTGGGCTGCCTTCACGACTGGAACGTGAACTTAAACAGCTGTACCTGGAACGGGTTCTGAAAGGAGATGTGGAAAAACTCTCT AAATTTAAGATCCGTATTGAAGATCCACCTCGTCGAAAGCACATGGTGTTTCTGGGTGGTGCAGTTCTAGCAGACATCATGAAAGACAAAGACAACTTCTGGATGACCCGACAAGAATACCAAGAAAAGGGAGTGCGTGTGCTGGAGAAGCTTGGTGTGACTGTTCgataa